The proteins below come from a single Drosophila kikkawai strain 14028-0561.14 chromosome 3R, DkikHiC1v2, whole genome shotgun sequence genomic window:
- the LOC108080784 gene encoding nardilysin-like codes for MCLKPFARLGLITKQLQKWLFRQNAAMSTVEQYYDPPDKSEGDKKLYRALSLTNGLRAMLISDPKTEELNQKGSDASLNSSLEQLQGKQAACAVLVTVGSFSEPRQCQGLAHFLEHMIFMGSEKYPAENAFDAFVSKCGGSSNAHTENECTCFYFEVEEAHLDKCMDLFMNLIKAPLMRLNAMERERSALQSEFEQVHMNDGARKEQVFGSLASEDFPHGTFGWGNLKSLKEVDDATLHKELHTFFRKHYGSNRMIVSIQSEQPLDKLEELLLRHCGDISRCQENTLDLSMYGYQAAFQEKFFTNVLLVQPVEDVCKLELTWVLPPMKKFYRSKPDTFLEQLIGYEGVGSLCSYLRRRLWCMSVSAGVGGGTNSIYSLFTISIYLTDDGFEHIDEVLGATFAWIKLLNNSSELPAHYEELQQIAKNSFRFPVELPSIDNVQNIVEDFSYLPSKDVLTGSSLYFQYNEADLQIVKQHMTAFNFNIMISSHIPYENHEYDQEEQWFGTQYTTIPMPSKWETLWQKPPVLKELALPKPNPFITTDFTLHWKQAGQPHISRSPKSLMKNDLGELWFRQDNIFQLPEGYINLYFITPLVQQSVENYMLGVLFTYLVEFSIAEQLYPALEAGLTYGLYSGEKGLILRVSGFNQKLPLLVEIILKVMQTINLDPAQVESFKELKKRQIFNTLINGNALNHDLFYSILENKHFSLIQKYEAIDGITVDNLKQFMDNFPKKMYVQGLIQGNFTADQAKELMESVISMYKSEKIESLSSLDNSLLQVPLGSHFLRARALNENDTNTIVSNYYQVGPCDTKLDCLMGLVMMITGEPFFNQLRTQEQLGYSLGIFPWLGYGIMAFVITINTQENKHTADFVEKRIEQFRAGMSELVSKLSNDEFAAVRESLVGNKRLRDHSLDEEVGRNWIEIVTREYFFNRVEMQIQMINSLSKEHLLDFLRDYEKNNFRKLSVQVVGRGNRVGDSQASSLSGMLDVGHHSLSEVISGKINIKFLGTDDDPSNIKDISAFKQNLYVYPLIFTNPMLSEKT; via the coding sequence ATGTGCCTGAAGCCGTTCGCCAGACTGGGATTAATTACCAAACAATTGCAAAAATGGTTATTTCGTCAGAATGCTGCCATGAGTACGGTGGAGCAATACTATGATCCACCTGATAAATCGGAGGGCGATAAGAAACTGTATCGTGCTTTGAGTCTAACAAATGGACTCCGGGCCATGTTGATATCAGATCCCAAGACTGAGGAGCTTAACCAGAAAGGCAGTGATGCTAGTTTGAACTCTTCATTGGAGCAGCTTCAGGGTAAACAAGCGGCCTGCGCCGTGCTTGTGACCGTGGGATCCTTTAGTGAACCAAGGCAGTGCCAGGGCCTGGCACATTTCCTCGAGCACATGATCTTCATGGGATCTGAAAAGTATCCAGCTGAGAACGCCTTTGACGCATTCGTATCCAAGTGCGGGGGCTCCAGCAACGCTCATACTGAGAACGAGTGTACGTGTTTTTATTTCGAAGTGGAGGAGGCCCATCTCGATAAGTGTATGGACCTTTTTATGAACTTGATAAAGGCCCCATTGATGCGTCTCAATGCCATGGAGCGCGAACGGTCGGCCCTGCAGTCGGAGTTCGAACAGGTCCACATGAACGACGGAGCCCGTAAGGAGCAGGTCTTTGGCAGCTTGGCCAGTGAGGATTTTCCGCATGGCACCTTTGGCTGGGGTAACTTGAAGTCTCTTAAGGAAGTGGATGATGCCACATTGCACAAGGAGCTGCATACGTTCTTCCGGAAGCATTACGGCTCTAACCGCATGATAGTGTCGATTCAATCGGAGCAGCCATTAGACAAACTAGAAGAGCTGCTCCTACGCCACTGTGGAGATATTAGCAGATGTCAAGAGAACACTCTTGACTTGTCCATGTATGGCTACCAAGCCGCCTTTCAGGAGAAGTTCTTTACAAATGTACTCCTCGTGCAGCCCGTTGAAGATGTCTGTAAGCTTGAACTCACCTGGGTTTTGCCGCCAATGAAGAAGTTTTATCGCAGCAAACCGGACACTTTTCTTGAACAGCTCATTGGCTACGAGGGAGTGGGCAGCTTGTGCTCCTACCTACGCCGACGCCTTTGGTGCATGAGCGTCAGCGCGGGAGTGGGCGGAGGGACCAACTCCATCTACTCTCTCTTCACCATATCCATATATCTGACAGACGATGGTTTTGAGCACATAGACGAGGTGCTAGGCGCAACTTTTGCCTGGATCAAGCTGCTGAATAATAGCTCAGAGCTCCCGGCTCACTACGAAGAGCTCCAGCAAATTGCCAAGAATAGTTTTCGATTCCCAGTTGAACTCCCCTCCATAGACAATGTTCAAAATATTGTCGAAGACTTCAGTTACCTGCCATCAAAAGATGTCCTCACGGGATCTAGCCTATACTTTCAGTACAATGAAGCGGATTTGCAGATTGTCAAACAGCATATGAccgcatttaattttaatataatgatTTCATCACACATTCCATATGAGAACCACGAGTACGATCAAGAAGAGCAATGGTTTGGGACCCAGTACACGACCATTCCTATGCCATCAAAGTGGGAGACTCTGTGGCAAAAGCCGCCGGTACTTAAGGAACTAGCGTTACCCAAGCCCAATCCCTTTATAACAACGGACTTTACGCTGCACTGGAAGCAAGCCGGACAGCCGCATATTTCGCGAAGTcccaaatctttaatgaaaaatGATTTAGGGGAGCTGTGGTTCCGGCAAGACAACATCTTTCAGCTGCCCGAGGGGTATATTAATCTTTACTTTATCACGCCTCTAGTCCAGCAAAGTGTGGAAAATTATATGCTCGGTGTGCTCTTTACCTATTTAGTGGAATTTTCAATAGCTGAACAATTATATCCAGCCTTGGAAGCCGGCCTAACATATGGCCTTTACAGCGGCGAAAAGGGTTTGATTCTGCGCGTCAGTGGGTTCAATCAAAAGCTCCCGCTATTGGTGGAAATTATACTTAAAGTGATGCAAACTATCAATTTGGATCCGGCCCAAGTTGAGTCCTTTAAAGAGCTTAAAAAGCGTCAAATATTCAATACTCTTATCAACGGGAACGCATTGAACCATGACTTGTTCTACAGCATCTTGGAAAATAAGCACTTTAGCCTGATACAGAAGTACGAGGCTATTGATGGAATTACCGTAGACAATTTGAAGCAATTTATGGATAATTTTCCCAAGAAAATGTATGTGCAAGGCCTTATACAGGGAAACTTCACAGCTGACCAGGCCAAAGAATTAATGGAGAGTGTTATTTCCATGTACAAAAGTGAAAAGATTGAGAGTCTGTCTTCCTTGGACAATAGCTTACTGCAAGTCCCTTTGGGGTCACATTTTCTGCGCGCCCGCGCCCTCAACGAGAACGACACCAATACGATCGTTAGCAACTACTACCAGGTGGGTCCTTGTGATACGAAACTGGATTGTCTGATGGGTCTGGTTATGATGATAACCGGGGAGCCGTTCTTTAACCAGCTGAGGACACAGGAACAATTGGGTTATAGTTTAGGAATTTTTCCATGGCTAGGCTACGGGATCATGGCATTTGTGATCACCATTAATACCCAGGAGAACAAGCATACAGCTGATTTCGTGGAAAAGCGCATCGAACAATTCCGAGCTGGAATGTCGGAACTTGTTTCTAAACTAAGTAACGATGAGTTTGCGGCAGTTCGAGAATCACTTGTGGGTAATAAACGGCTTCGAGACCACAGCCTGGACGAAGAGGTTGGCCGAAATTGGATTGAAATAGTAACCAGAGAGTATTTCTTTAATCGAGTGGAAATGCAAATACAAATGATTAACAGCTTGTCAAAGGAGCATCTCCTGGACTTCCTCCGCGACTACGAAAAGAATAACTTTCGGAAACTTTCAGTGCAGGTTGTGGGAAGAGGTAATCGAGTTGGTGACAGCCAGGCATCATCCTTGTCGGGCATGTTGGATGTGGGTCATCACAGTCTTTCTGAAGTAATCtctggaaaaataaatattaagttcTTAGGCACAGATGATGACCCCTCAAATATAAAAGACATTTCGGCCTTTAAACAAAATCTTTATGTTTATCCTTTGATCTTTACTAACCCAATGTTGTCAGAAAAAACAtag
- the LOC108080744 gene encoding nardilysin-like, giving the protein MCLKPFARLGLITKQLQKWLFRQNAMSTVEQYYDPPDKSEGDEKLYRALSLTNGLRAMLISDPKTEELQQKGSDASLNSSLEPLQSKPAACAVLVTAGAYSEPRTCQGLAHFLEHMILMGSEKYPAEYGFNTLVSKCGGSWNAYSEDECTCFYFEVDEAHLDKCMDFLMNTLKAPLLRSNAMERERLSVQSEFELVHMNDDVRRYYVFTSLSSEEYPHCNFGWGNLKSLTEVDDATLHKELHTFFRKHYGSNRMIVAIQSEQPLDKLEQLLLRHCGDISRCQENTLDLSMYGYQAAFQEKFFKNVLLVQPIADVCKIELTWVLPSMKKFYRSKPDSFFAHFIRYEGVGSLCSYLRLRLWCTGFDVRVRTNSIFSLFTISIHLTDVGFEHIDEVLGATFAWIKLLINSSKIPALYEELQQSSQNNSSSQLRSRDNVEIIVADFRNLPSKDVLRGTSVFFQYNESDFQLFKQHMNAFNFNIMILSRIPYENHEYDQEEQWFGTQYTTIPMPSKWETLWQKPPVLKKLALPKPNPFITTDFTLHWIEAGQPHISRSPESLMKNDLGELWFRQDNIFQNPEGYINLYFITPLVQQSVENYMLGVIFTHSVGFSIAEQLYPAVLAGLSYSFNSEDKGFSLRVGGCNQKLPLLVEIILKVMRTINLDPAQLESFKELKKRQIFNTLIDGSALNQDLWFSILENKHFSLIEKYEAIDGITVDNLKQFMKNFPKKMYVQALIQGNFTADQAKKLMGKVISMFKSKKIESLSSLDNSLLQVPLGSHFLRARALNENDTNTIVSNYYQVGPCDTKLDCLMQLVQMITREPFFNQLRTQEQLAYGLGIFSWIGYGITSFVIIMYTEENKHTADFVDKRIEQFRAGMSELVSKLSNDEFTAVRESLVANKRLRDRSLSEEVDRNWTEIVTGEYFFNRVEMQIQMINSLSKEHLLDFLRDYEKNNFRKLSVQVVGRGNRVGDSQASSLSGMLDVGHHSLSEVVSNKINIKFLGTDDDPSNIKDISAFKQNLYVYPLVFINPMLSEKNIENKD; this is encoded by the coding sequence ATGTGCCTGAAGCCGTTCGCCAGACTGGGATTAATTACCAAACAATTGCAAAAATGGTTATTTCGCCAGAATGCCATGAGTACGGTGGAGCAATATTATGATCCACCTGATAAATCGGAGGGCGATGAGAAACTGTATCGTGCTTTGAGTCTAACAAATGGACTCCGTGCCATGTTGATATCAGATCCCAAGACTGAGGAGCTCCAGCAGAAAGGCAGTGATGCTAGTTTGAACTCTTCATTGGAGCCGCTTCAGAGTAAACCAGCGGCCTGCGCCGTGCTTGTGACTGCGGGAGCCTATAGTGAACCAAGGACGTGCCAGGGACTGGCACATTTCCTCGAGCACATGATCTTGATGGGATCTGAAAAGTATCCAGCTGAGTACGGCTTTAACACACTCGTATCCAAGTGCGGGGGCTCCTGGAATGCTTATTCTGAGGACGAGTGTACGTGTTTTTATTTCGAAGTGGATGAGGCTCATCTCGATAAGTGTATGGACTTTTTAATGAACACATTAAAGGCCCCATTATTGCGTTCCAATGCCATGGAACGCGAACGGTTGTCCGTGCAGTCGGAGTTCGAACTGGTCCACATGAACGACGATGTCCGTAGATACTATGTCTTTACAAGCTTGTCCAGTGAGGAGTATCCGCATTGCAACTTCGGCTGGGGTAACTTGAAGTCTCTTACGGAAGTGGATGATGCCACATTGCACAAGGAGCTGCATACGTTCTTCCGGAAGCATTACGGCTCTAACCGCATGATAGTTGCGATTCAATCGGAGCAGCCATTAGACAAACTAGAACAGCTGCTTCTACGCCACTGTGGAGATATTAGCAGATGTCAAGAGAACACTCTTGACTTGTCCATGTATGGCTACCAAGCCGCCTTTCAGgagaagttttttaaaaatgtgctCCTCGTCCAGCCCATTGCGGATGTCTGTAAGATTGAACTCACATGGGTTTTGCCGTCAATGAAGAAATTTTATCGTAGCAAACCGGACAGTTTCTTTGCACATTTCATTCGCTACGAGGGAGTAGGCAGCTTGTGCTCCTATCTACGCCTACGCCTTTGGTGCACGGGTTTCGACGTGCGAGTGCGGACCAACTCCATCTTCTCTCTCTTCACCATATCCATACATCTGACAGACGTTGGTTTTGAGCACATAGACGAGGTGCTGGGCGCAACTTTTGCCTGGATCAAGCTGCTTATTAATAGCTCAAAGATCCCGGCTCTTTACGAAGAACTCCAACAAAGTTCCCAGAATAATTCCTCAAGTCAACTCCGCTCCAGAGATAATGTTGAAATTATTGTCGCAGACTTCAGAAACCTGCCTTCGAAAGATGTCCTCAGGGGAACTAGTGTATTCTTTCAGTACAATGAATCGGATTTCCAGCTTTTTAAACAGCATATGAacgcatttaattttaatataatgatTTTATCACGTATTCCATATGAGAACCACGAGTACGATCAGGAAGAGCAATGGTTTGGGACCCAGTACACGACCATTCCTATGCCATCAAAGTGGGAGACTCTGTGGCAAAAGCCGCCGGTACTTAAGAAACTAGCGTTACCCAAGCCCAATCCCTTTATAACAACGGACTTTACGCTGCACTGGATAGAAGCCGGACAGCCGCATATTTCCCGAAGTCCCGAGTCTTTAATGAAAAATGATTTAGGGGAGCTGTGGTTCCGGCAAGACAACATCTTTCAAAACCCCGAGGGGTATATTAATCTTTACTTTATCACGCCTCTAGTCCAGCAAAGTGTGGAAAATTATATGCTCGGTGTGATCTTTACCCATTCAGTGGGATTTTCCATAGCTGAACAATTATATCCAGCCGTGTTAGCCGGCCTATCATATAGCTTTAACAGCGAAGATAAGGGTTTTTCACTGCGCGTCGGTGGTTGCAATCAAAAGCTCCCGCTTTTGGTGGAAATTATACTTAAAGTGATGCGAACTATCAATTTGGATCCGGCCCAACTAGAGTCCTTTAAAGAGCTTAAAAAGCGTCAAATATTCAATACTCTGATCGACGGGAGCGCATTGAACCAAGACTTGTGGTTCAGCATCTTGGAAAATAAGCACTTTAGCCTGATAGAGAAGTACGAGGCTATTGATGGAATTACCGTAGACAATTTGAAgcaatttatgaagaattttccCAAGAAAATGTATGTGCAAGCCCTTATACAGGGAAACTTCACAGCTGACCAGGCCAAAAAATTAATGGGGAAAGTTATTTCCATGTTCAAGAGTAAAAAGATTGAGAGTCTGTCTTCCTTGGACAATAGCTTACTGCAAGTGCCTTTGGGGTCACATTTTCTGCGCGCCCGCGCCCTCAACGAGAACGACACCAATACGATCGTTAGCAACTACTACCAGGTGGGTCCTTGTGATACGAAACTGGATTGTCTGATGCAGCTGGTTCAGATGATAACCAGGGAGCCGTTCTTTAACCAGCTGAGGACTCAGGAGCAATTGGCTTATGGTTTGGGAATTTTTTCATGGATAGGCTACGGGATCACGTCATTTGTGATTATCATGTATACCGAGGAGAACAAGCATACAGCTGATTTCGTGGACAAGCGCATCGAACAATTCCGAGCTGGAATGTCGGAACTTGTTTCTAAACTAAGTAATGATGAGTTTACGGCAGTTCGAGAATCACTTGTGGCTAATAAACGGCTTCGAGACCGCAGCCTGTCCGAAGAGGTTGACCGAAATTGGACTGAAATAGTAACCGGGGAGTATTTCTTTAATCGAGTGGAAATGCAAATACAAATGATTAACAGCTTGTCAAAGGAGCATCTCCTGGACTTCCTCCGCGACTACGAAAAGAATAACTTTCGGAAACTTTCAGTGCAGGTTGTGGGAAGAGGTAATCGAGTTGGTGACAGCCAGGCATCATCCTTGTCGGGCATGTTGGATGTGGGTCATCACAGTCTTTCTGAAGTAGTctctaataaaataaatattaagttcCTAGGCACAGATGATGACCCCTCAAATATAAAAGACATTTCGGCCTTTAAACAAAATCTTTATGTTTATCCTTTGGTCTTTATTAACCCAATGTTGTCAGAAAAAAACATAGAAAATAaagattaa